One Mya arenaria isolate MELC-2E11 chromosome 7, ASM2691426v1 genomic window carries:
- the LOC128241885 gene encoding uncharacterized protein LOC128241885: MWFYLCWILSVCTCILMWIRDWRRRGSINIVFLLVLMSSLLVGSSIIVFNCSLRVDEAICENVWMALPASVSIILLVFVCMQITEKLLITSGKDKRVSPDFNGNIEYHHRSMCTGPTDIV; the protein is encoded by the exons ATGTGGTTTTATTTGTGTTGGATACTTAGTGTATGCACATGTATCTTAATG TGGATAAGGGACTGGCGGAGGAGAGGCAGCATAAACATCGTATTCCTTCTTGTTTTGATGAGTAGCCTTCTAGTTGGCAGTAGCATTATCGTCTTCAACTGTAGCTTGAG AGTTGATGAGGCCATCTGTGAGAATGTATGGATGGCATTACCTGCGAGTGTCTCGATCATTCTATTGGTGTTCGTATGTATGCAGATTACG GAGAAACTTTTAATCACTTCAGGCAAAGACAAACGCGTCTCACCCGACTTTAATGGAAATATAGAGTATCACCATCGGTCAATGTGCACAGGACCAACAGATATTGTATAG